In a genomic window of Thermosynechococcus sp. CL-1:
- a CDS encoding bifunctional 2-polyprenyl-6-hydroxyphenol methylase/3-demethylubiquinol 3-O-methyltransferase UbiG, with translation MMSHEEINQPPIAEINRLDNVASDSWYTLPTAIATIEYSYQVFRRYFPQPLNRILEIGPAEGIMTQLLINDGVKPDILEGSKIFAENLRQQFPDLQIYNSLIENFQPVCFYDVIILGHVLEHVDDPVLILSTIRNWLVPKTGVILAAVPNARSIHRQAAVVMGLIPHEETMSEKDIHHGHRRIYTPETFRRDFTLAGLSIEFFGGYWLKPLSDRQLEESWTPEMLRAFMKLGERYPDIAAELVIVAKKEQ, from the coding sequence ATGATGAGTCACGAAGAAATCAACCAACCACCTATTGCAGAAATTAATCGCCTTGACAATGTCGCATCTGATAGCTGGTACACTCTTCCGACTGCTATAGCAACGATTGAGTACTCTTACCAAGTTTTTCGGAGGTATTTTCCTCAACCTTTGAATCGTATTTTGGAAATAGGCCCTGCGGAAGGAATAATGACGCAGTTACTAATCAATGATGGAGTAAAACCTGATATATTAGAGGGCTCTAAGATTTTTGCTGAAAATTTGCGTCAGCAGTTTCCTGACTTACAGATATACAACTCACTCATTGAAAACTTTCAGCCTGTCTGCTTTTATGATGTGATTATCTTGGGGCACGTCTTGGAACATGTCGATGATCCAGTTCTAATCTTAAGTACGATCCGAAACTGGCTAGTTCCCAAGACAGGTGTTATTCTGGCTGCTGTTCCCAATGCTCGCTCAATTCATCGTCAGGCAGCAGTTGTGATGGGATTGATTCCACACGAGGAAACTATGAGTGAAAAGGACATTCATCATGGCCATCGTCGGATTTATACACCAGAAACCTTTCGGCGTGATTTTACTCTTGCTGGGTTGAGTATCGAATTTTTTGGTGGCTACTGGCTCAAGCCTCTCTCTGATCGACAACTAGAAGAAAGTTGGACGCCAGAGATGTTACGTGCCTTTATGAAGCTAGGTGAGAGGTATCCCGATATTGCCGCTGAATTGGTAATTGTTGCTAAAAAAGAGCAGTAG
- a CDS encoding FdtA/QdtA family cupin domain-containing protein, with protein sequence MLSHIDNCRIIQLPKITDPRGNLTFIEGERHIPFKIERVYYLYDVPGGADRGAHAHKALHEFVVAMSGSFDVVLDDGDRKQRYHLNRSYFGLYICPMMWRYLDNFSSGAVCMVLASAPYDESDYIRNYDEFLALAQKRSMP encoded by the coding sequence ATGCTTAGCCACATAGATAATTGTCGGATTATTCAACTCCCCAAAATTACGGATCCAAGGGGTAATCTGACCTTTATTGAGGGAGAGCGTCATATCCCCTTCAAAATCGAGCGGGTGTACTACCTCTATGATGTTCCCGGCGGTGCCGATCGCGGTGCCCATGCCCACAAGGCGCTGCATGAATTTGTGGTGGCCATGTCTGGTAGTTTTGATGTTGTCCTCGATGATGGCGATCGCAAGCAGCGTTATCACCTGAACCGCTCCTACTTTGGCCTGTATATTTGCCCAATGATGTGGCGATACCTCGATAACTTCTCCTCGGGTGCCGTGTGTATGGTTTTAGCCTCTGCCCCCTATGATGAAAGCGATTACATCCGCAACTACGACGAATTCCTAGCCCTTGCTCAGAAGCGCTCAATGCCATGA